The following coding sequences are from one Geothrix sp. window:
- the lysS gene encoding lysine--tRNA ligase — MQPNQYRDVRLEKLEKLKALGIEAWPRKAKRTHGLAELATIYADAEAWPNEKLEGLELSVSVMGRILTIREMGKSVFAHLTENGEKIQGFFRMNDLSETSWETIKLLDMGDFISVTGPLMRTKTGELSVRVKEIQFLSKALLPLPEKWHGLQDKEQRYRQRYLDLVSNGDVLKTFQTRSRIVSAVRRFMEDQGYLEVETPMMQPIPGGATARPFITHHNALDMALYLRIAPELYLKRLIVGGFEKVFEINRNFRNEGLSVRHNPEFTMMEFYAAGQDLRDMMALTEGLISTVARSVVGSEALPWGEQVISYAAPFRRLTMKDAIAEYGGIDRHLLEDGDSVRALARTVHVEDVDKKTVGFLLGDLFEYHVEKQLVQPTFITDYPIELSPLTKTLEGDDRFVDRFELFIGGMEIANAYSELNDPIDQMGRFQAQMDEREAGNDEAMLLDQDFITSLEHGFPPCGGEGIGIDRLVMLLTNSASIRDVILFPLMRPTKPQEGGETE, encoded by the coding sequence ATGCAGCCCAACCAGTACCGCGATGTGCGCCTTGAGAAGCTCGAGAAGCTGAAGGCTCTCGGCATCGAAGCCTGGCCCCGGAAGGCCAAGCGCACCCACGGCCTCGCCGAGCTGGCCACGATCTACGCCGATGCCGAAGCCTGGCCCAACGAGAAGCTGGAAGGCCTTGAGCTCAGCGTGTCGGTCATGGGCCGCATCCTCACCATCCGCGAGATGGGCAAGAGCGTCTTCGCGCATCTCACCGAGAACGGCGAGAAGATCCAGGGCTTCTTCCGCATGAACGACCTGTCCGAGACCAGCTGGGAGACCATCAAGCTCCTGGACATGGGCGACTTCATCAGCGTCACGGGCCCGCTCATGCGCACCAAGACCGGCGAGCTGAGCGTGCGGGTGAAGGAGATCCAGTTCCTCAGCAAGGCCCTGCTGCCCCTGCCCGAGAAGTGGCACGGCCTGCAGGACAAGGAGCAGCGCTACCGCCAGCGCTACCTGGACCTCGTCTCCAACGGCGACGTGCTGAAGACCTTCCAGACCCGGTCGCGCATCGTGAGCGCCGTGCGCCGCTTCATGGAGGACCAGGGCTACCTCGAGGTCGAGACGCCCATGATGCAGCCCATTCCGGGCGGCGCCACGGCCCGGCCCTTCATCACGCACCACAACGCCCTGGACATGGCCCTCTACCTGCGCATTGCGCCGGAGCTGTATCTCAAGCGGCTCATCGTGGGCGGCTTCGAGAAGGTCTTCGAGATCAACCGGAACTTCCGCAACGAGGGCCTCAGCGTCCGGCACAATCCCGAGTTCACCATGATGGAGTTCTACGCGGCCGGCCAGGACCTGCGGGACATGATGGCGCTGACCGAAGGCCTGATCTCCACGGTGGCCCGGTCCGTGGTGGGCTCCGAGGCCCTGCCTTGGGGCGAGCAGGTGATCTCCTACGCCGCGCCCTTCCGCCGCCTGACCATGAAGGACGCCATTGCCGAGTACGGCGGCATCGACCGCCACCTGCTGGAGGACGGCGACAGCGTGCGGGCCCTGGCCAGGACCGTGCACGTCGAGGACGTGGACAAGAAGACCGTGGGCTTCCTGCTGGGCGACCTCTTCGAGTACCATGTCGAGAAGCAGCTCGTCCAGCCCACCTTCATCACGGACTATCCCATCGAGCTGTCACCCCTCACCAAGACTCTGGAGGGCGATGACCGCTTCGTGGACCGCTTCGAGCTGTTCATCGGCGGCATGGAGATTGCGAACGCCTACTCCGAGCTGAACGATCCCATCGACCAGATGGGCCGCTTCCAGGCCCAGATGGATGAGCGGGAAGCGGGCAACGATGAGGCCATGCTGCTGGACCAGGACTTCATCACCAGCCTCGAGCACGGCTTCCCGCCCTGCGGCGGCGAAGGCATCGGCATCGACCGCCTGGTCATGCTGCTCACCAACAGCGCCAGCATCCGCGACGTCATCCTCTTCCCCCTCATGCGCCCGACGAAACCCCAGGAAGGCGGGGAGACCGAGTAG
- a CDS encoding HU family DNA-binding protein has protein sequence MAKSTSKPDTLGIAELAANLAEAQDLSKARAKSILDGVRDHIVETLLSGNRVNLFGLGTFEVRATKEKMGRNPKTGESIKIPAGRKVVFKTAKGLKDQM, from the coding sequence ATGGCCAAGAGCACCTCCAAGCCCGATACCCTCGGCATCGCTGAACTCGCCGCCAACCTCGCCGAAGCCCAGGACCTGTCCAAGGCCCGCGCCAAGTCCATCCTGGACGGCGTCCGCGACCACATCGTCGAAACCCTCCTCAGCGGCAACCGCGTCAACCTCTTCGGCCTCGGCACCTTCGAAGTGCGCGCCACCAAGGAGAAGATGGGCCGCAACCCCAAGACTGGCGAGAGCATCAAGATCCCCGCCGGCCGCAAGGTGGTCTTCAAGACTGCGAAGGGGCTGAAGGATCAGATGTAG
- a CDS encoding DegT/DnrJ/EryC1/StrS family aminotransferase, protein MPVPMLELAPQNAAVKTKVLEGLSGLIDRSAFILGENVKGLEAEISAYAGAAHAVAMSSGTDAQLAALMALGIGHGDEVIVPSFTFFATAGVVSRLGAKPVFIDLEPATFNATGALVEAAITPRTKAIMPVHLFGQLADMPGIMAVAAKHGIPVIEDACQSLGAKGWGKSAGQFGDMTAYSFYPTKNLGAFGDAGMTAIRDDATLAARVRRIRVHGMEPVYMHHEVGMNGRMDEFQALVLRAKLPMLDGWHEGRRKHAAWYLERMKGLTAEEAVLPLEVVPDGRHIYNQFTIRVKGGKRDALQAHLKERGIGSAIYYPICLHEQPCFKDLGYKVGQLPESERAAKEVLSLPVYPEMTEAMREEVATAILGFFGQK, encoded by the coding sequence ATGCCCGTCCCGATGCTTGAACTCGCGCCGCAGAATGCCGCCGTCAAGACCAAGGTGCTGGAGGGGCTTTCGGGCCTCATCGACCGCTCCGCCTTCATCCTGGGCGAGAACGTGAAGGGGCTGGAGGCCGAGATCTCCGCCTACGCCGGCGCCGCCCATGCCGTGGCCATGTCCAGCGGCACGGACGCCCAGCTGGCGGCCCTCATGGCCCTCGGCATCGGCCACGGCGACGAGGTCATCGTGCCCAGCTTCACCTTCTTCGCCACCGCGGGCGTGGTCTCGCGCCTGGGCGCCAAGCCGGTCTTCATCGATCTGGAGCCCGCCACCTTCAACGCCACCGGCGCCCTGGTGGAAGCGGCCATCACGCCCCGCACCAAGGCCATCATGCCCGTGCACCTCTTCGGCCAGCTGGCGGACATGCCCGGCATCATGGCGGTGGCCGCGAAGCACGGCATCCCGGTCATCGAAGATGCCTGTCAGAGCCTGGGCGCCAAGGGCTGGGGCAAGTCCGCCGGCCAGTTTGGCGACATGACCGCCTACAGCTTCTACCCCACCAAGAACCTCGGGGCCTTCGGCGATGCCGGCATGACCGCGATCCGGGATGATGCGACGCTGGCGGCCCGCGTCCGCCGCATCCGCGTGCATGGCATGGAGCCGGTCTACATGCACCACGAGGTGGGCATGAACGGACGCATGGACGAGTTCCAGGCCCTGGTGCTGCGGGCCAAGCTGCCCATGCTGGACGGCTGGCACGAAGGGCGCCGCAAGCACGCCGCCTGGTACCTGGAGCGCATGAAGGGACTGACGGCGGAGGAGGCGGTGCTGCCCCTGGAAGTGGTGCCGGATGGCCGCCACATCTACAACCAGTTCACCATCCGCGTGAAGGGCGGCAAGCGGGATGCCCTCCAGGCCCACCTGAAGGAGCGCGGCATCGGCAGCGCCATCTACTACCCCATCTGCCTCCACGAGCAGCCCTGTTTCAAGGACCTTGGGTACAAGGTGGGCCAGCTGCCGGAATCCGAGCGCGCAGCCAAGGAAGTGCTCAGCCTGCCCGTCTATCCCGAGATGACCGAAGCCATGCGGGAAGAGGTGGCCACGGCCATCCTCGGCTTTTTCGGCCAGAAGTAG
- the rplI gene encoding 50S ribosomal protein L9 — protein MEILLIENVPHLGVRGDVVNVKDGYARNFLLPRKMALPVTAGNKRQIELEKVRAEKLRAKELADAKSLAEKLEAISLAVTKKAGENGHLFGSVTNADVAELFKAKGFTLDRRDITVPHIKDAGTYVVDVRLYSGVHAKVNLEVSAAAAAE, from the coding sequence ATGGAAATCCTTCTGATCGAAAACGTTCCGCACTTGGGCGTCCGCGGCGATGTCGTGAACGTCAAAGACGGCTACGCCCGCAACTTCCTGCTGCCCCGCAAGATGGCCCTGCCCGTCACCGCCGGCAACAAGCGCCAGATCGAGCTCGAGAAGGTCCGCGCCGAGAAGCTCCGCGCCAAGGAACTGGCCGACGCCAAGAGCCTGGCCGAGAAGCTCGAAGCCATCAGCCTCGCCGTGACCAAGAAGGCCGGCGAGAACGGCCACCTCTTCGGTTCCGTCACCAACGCCGACGTGGCCGAGCTCTTCAAGGCCAAGGGCTTCACGCTCGATCGCCGCGACATCACCGTGCCCCACATCAAGGATGCGGGCACCTACGTGGTCGACGTCCGCCTCTACAGCGGCGTCCACGCCAAGGTCAACCTCGAGGTCAGCGCCGCCGCGGCTGCTGAGTAA